In Pseudosulfitobacter pseudonitzschiae, the sequence CAAGGGTCATGGCCGATCCGTCGCTGAAACGGGACAGGCGGAAGCGGTGCAAATCATGCCCCACCTTGTCGCCGGTGACCAGCGCCGCCAGCACCCGCCCCATACCGGGACCGATGCCAAAGCCGTGACCGCTCATTCCTGTGCCCACAGTCAGGCCGGGGATTGCCGCAACGCGGTCCACCACCGGTACGATGTCGGGCATGGTGTCGATCATTCCGGCCCAGGTTCTGGCTGGCTTCACCGTGCCCAGTCCGGGCATCATCTGTGCGAACTGGCGCAGCAGTTTGGCCGCCTTGCGCGTGTTCGGCGCGGGGTTCAGCACGCGCATCCGTTCGAACGGGCTGACATCATCATCGGCCCAGCTGCGCGGCGTACCCCATGCGTCGGGATACCCCGCAGGGGCGCGGGGCAACAGCCGCACGCCAAAGGGATCGGCACGCAATTGGGTTACATAGTGACGCAGGCTGCGAAAGGCATGCGGGCCCACGAACAATTCGGAAAATCCGCCTTGGGCTAGGGAATACCCGCCATCGGCGCGATGGCGGAACGCCACCTTGCTGTCTGTCGCCCCACCCTTATAGCCGGCGTCCATCGGTTTTGTCGCAACAACCGTCGCCCGCACGCTGAGTTGCGGGACAAAGATGCCATGACGCTGCAAGAACAGCGCGGACCATGCGCCGCCCGCCAGAACCACTTCGGGGGCTTTGATGCGGCCCTGTTCGGTGATGACCCCCGCGACCTTGCCGCCTTCGATGTCCAGCCCGCGCACAGCGCAGTCTTCAACCACCGTAGCACCTTCGCGCACCGCAATACCTGCCAGTGCGGGCACCGCGACCCACGGCTCGGCGCGCATGTCTTGCGCGGTATAAATCGCGCCGCTGTATGACCGCGACAGGTTCGGAATCAGCTTTGCCGTCTCGGCGCTGTCAAGCATGCGGCTGTCCAGCCCATACGCCTGCGCATGGTCAAGCCATGCCTCGTACCTGGTGTATTCCTTTTCGGTTTCAGCCAGATAGGTCACACCCTCTTGCCGCAATCCGATGTCTACATTGGTCTGTTGCGCCAGCGCGCGCCAATGATCGGCAGCTTCGAGAACGATGGGAATTTCGTCAGGGTCACGCCCCTGCACCCTGATCCAACCCCAGTTGCGGCTGGACTGTTCGGCGGCGATACGCCCCTTTTCCAACACGACAACGCGTTTGCCCGCGCGGGCCAGAAACAGGGCCGTGCAGACGCCGATAACACCGCCGCCAATTACCACAACATCCGTCTCTTTCGGGGCGGGTCCGGGCCACTGCGGTGGCGTATCCATGAAAGTAGGAAAGCTCATGCGGCGCACCCTACGCCTTGAATTGGCAGGTGCAAGATGCGGCGAAATTCTTTCGGAACTTCAGGCTGAATAGTGCTGCATTTTCCGGCATGTGTCAGAAAGCATCAAATGCAGATGTCCGACCACTGCAAATCAGGTGGCGGCACTCAGCCCAGCCGCGCCACCAGATCGCGCATGAATTGATGGCCCAGATCGAACTGTGCCACGGTGATGAATTCGTTGGGCTGGTGCGCCTGCGCAATATCGCCCGGCCCGCAGACCACGGCCGAATACCCTGCCGCCTGAAACTGCCCCGCTTCGGTGCCGTAACTGACCACATGGCCACCGTTGTCGCCGGTGATCTGGCGCACCAGCATTTCTGCTGCGCCTTCTTCTTCGGGTTTCAGCGGTGGCACGGCAAAGCGTTCGCTGATCTCGACGCGCGCGTCAGGGTGGACGGTTTGCATACGCGCCTCGATGGTGCGGACATGTTCAAAGTAGGATTCTTTCAGCGCCTTGGGGTCGTCGCCGGGCACGGCACGGAAATCCATCGAGAAATAGCAATCCTTGGCGGTGATGTTATGCGCGGTGCCGCCGCTGATCTGGCCCACATGCCATGTGGTGACGGGCGGTTCGAACATCGCCCCCAAGGCAGTAGGCGGATTGCCGAAATTCTCGGCATTGCGCTGGTTGGCGAAGTCGATGATTTTTGCACCCTCAAGTATTGCAGAGACGCCGGTGTGCAGCAGCGACGAATGCACCTCAAAGCCGATCACATGGGTGTCGAACCCCTGCCCGCCCTTATGGCCAGTTACCGCTTGCAGCATCGACGGTTCGCCCACGATCACCAGTTCGCCCTTGGGCAGGACCGGTTGCATCGCTTCGATCATCGGCGGCGCGCCGGTGCAGCCGATTTCTTCGTCAAAACTCAGCGCCAGTTGCAGCGGGCGTTTCACGTCGGCATAGTGCACCTCGACCAGCGCCCAGATCGCCAGCGCGTCAAAGCCCTTCATATCGCAGCAGCCGCGCCCGTAATATTTGCCGTCTTTCTCGGTAACCGTCCACGGGTCGCTGTCCCACGGCTGACCGTCGACCGGCACCACATCGGTATGGCCGGACAGCACAACCGCACCCTCGACCCACGGACCGACATGGGCAAAAAGCGCCGCCTTGTGCGGCTGGTCGGGATCGGGCCAGCGGTGCGCAGTGATGCCATGAGAGGTCAGATATTCCTCGACCCAGTCGATCAGCGGCAGATTGGTGTCACGCGACACGGTGGGAAAGCTGATGAGCTTGGTCATCAGCTGCAAGGGCGTAAGGCGTTCAGGCATGTCAGTATCCGCTGTCGGTGGTCAGAATTTTATGGCCGGGCGAAACTTCGCGGTATTCCGACGGCGCGGCAACATAATCCACTGGATGAATAGGCGACGGGATTGGTTTGAAATTCAGATCTTTTTCGTCTTTGCGCTGACGCGGGTCCGCGATTGGCACCGCTTTCATCAACGCTTGGGTATAGGGGTGCTGGGGGTTTTCAAACACGGCGCTGCGCGGGCCCATTTCGACGATGCGGCCCAGATACATCACGCCGACAAAATGGCTGACCCGTTCGACCACGGCCATGTCATGACTGATAAACAGGAACGACAGGTCCATCTCTTCTTGCAGTTCCATCATCAGGTTCAGCACCTGTGCCTGCACCGACACGTCCAAGGCGCTGACGGCCTCGTCTGCGATAATCAGCTTGGGGTTCAGCGCCAGCGCGCGTGCAATTGCGACCCGCTGGCGTTGCCCGCCTGACAGCTCGTGCGGATAGCGGCGCATGAAACTGCGCGGCAGCTCGACGCGATCGAACAGCATTTCGATTCGCTTGGTGCCCTCGTCGCCCTTGAACATGCCATAGTTGTGCATCGGTTCGGCCACCTGATCCGAAAGCTGCATCTGCGGGTTCAGGCTGGCGAACGGATCCTGAAAGATCATCTGCATGTCCAGCCGCGCGGTGCGCAGATCACGCTGGTTCAGCGCGATAATGTCCTTTTTGCCCAGCCTCACCTGCCCCGAGAGCGGTTCGACCAGACGCAGAATCGACCGCCCGGCGGTGGATTTACCGCAGCCCGATTCCCCCACAAGGCTGAGCGTCTGCCCCTTGTTGATGGTGAACGACAAATCCTCGACCGCGTGGACGTTGGCAACGGTACGGCGCAGCATACCGCCCTTGACAACGAAGCGTGTGGTCAGGTTGCGCACCTCCAGCAACACTTCGTTCTCTTCGCCAACAATCGGTTTGATCTCACCCTGAGCGCGGCCCAGCAGCTTCATCGGTTCGGGGTATTGTTTGCCCCTCATCTCGCCCAGCTTGGGCACAGCGGCCAGCAGCGCTTTGGTATAGGGGTGCTGGGGTGCCTCGAAGATGTCAGCGACGGGGCCTTCTTCCACCTTCTTGCCGCGGAACATCACAACGACGCGGTCGGCCATTTGTGCGACCACGGCCATGTCATGGGTGATAAACATCACCGCAGTGCCGGTTTCGCGTTTCAGACGGTCCATCAGCGCCAGAATCTCGGCCTGAATGGTCACATCCAGCGCGGTTGTCGGTTCGTCCGCAATCAGCAGGCGCGGCTCGCAGGCCAGTGCCATTGCAATCACGACGCGCTGGCGCATCCCGCCGGACAACTCGTGCGGGTATTGTTGCAATCGCCGCTCGGGTTCGGGAATACGGACCTGACGCATCAGTTCAAGCGCGCGGGCGGATGCCGCTTTTTTAGACATGCCCTTGTGCAGACGCAGCCCCTCGGTCAGTTGGCGGCCCACAGTGAAAACAGGGTTCAGGGCGGTCATCGGTTCCTGGAAGATCATGCCGATTTCATTGCCGCGAATGGTGCGCATCAGGCTTTGGTCGGCCTGCGCCAGATCAACCTGCGCGTGATCCTTGCGATCAAACAGCAGCTGGCCACCTGCGATCCGGCCCCCGCCGAATTCGACAAGACGCATCAAAGACAGCGAAGACACCGATTTGCCCGAACCGGATTCGCCCACCACGCATACGGTTTCGCCCGCGTTGATGGTAAAGGATACGTCCTCGACCCCCAATACGGGGCCGTCCTTGGTCTGGAATTCGACCTGCAATCCCCTGATGTCGGCAATTGGCCCTTCGGCCCCGTGATCCAGCATAACTTTCCCCGGCTGTTTTGACATGACGCTAAGACCATTGTTCGGGCACTGTCAAACCCATCCGGTTGATTGCACAATTATCAGGCATCTGCGGGGTTGCTTTTTCCGCCAAGTCTGTTTCGATGTGGCCATTCGTCTGGGGGACGCGCTAGAAAAGCCACTGTAATCGCTTGGTTACGCTGGGTAAATCCAATGCACCCACCGACGCTACACTGCGTGTGCCCGAAAAAGGGTCACGCCAAAGGCACAAAATATGTGTCCAACTAGGAGTATGTTATGAAACTCA encodes:
- a CDS encoding NAD(P)/FAD-dependent oxidoreductase, which produces MSFPTFMDTPPQWPGPAPKETDVVVIGGGVIGVCTALFLARAGKRVVVLEKGRIAAEQSSRNWGWIRVQGRDPDEIPIVLEAADHWRALAQQTNVDIGLRQEGVTYLAETEKEYTRYEAWLDHAQAYGLDSRMLDSAETAKLIPNLSRSYSGAIYTAQDMRAEPWVAVPALAGIAVREGATVVEDCAVRGLDIEGGKVAGVITEQGRIKAPEVVLAGGAWSALFLQRHGIFVPQLSVRATVVATKPMDAGYKGGATDSKVAFRHRADGGYSLAQGGFSELFVGPHAFRSLRHYVTQLRADPFGVRLLPRAPAGYPDAWGTPRSWADDDVSPFERMRVLNPAPNTRKAAKLLRQFAQMMPGLGTVKPARTWAGMIDTMPDIVPVVDRVAAIPGLTVGTGMSGHGFGIGPGMGRVLAALVTGDKVGHDLHRFRLSRFSDGSAMTLGPGI
- the argE gene encoding acetylornithine deacetylase; this encodes MPERLTPLQLMTKLISFPTVSRDTNLPLIDWVEEYLTSHGITAHRWPDPDQPHKAALFAHVGPWVEGAVVLSGHTDVVPVDGQPWDSDPWTVTEKDGKYYGRGCCDMKGFDALAIWALVEVHYADVKRPLQLALSFDEEIGCTGAPPMIEAMQPVLPKGELVIVGEPSMLQAVTGHKGGQGFDTHVIGFEVHSSLLHTGVSAILEGAKIIDFANQRNAENFGNPPTALGAMFEPPVTTWHVGQISGGTAHNITAKDCYFSMDFRAVPGDDPKALKESYFEHVRTIEARMQTVHPDARVEISERFAVPPLKPEEEGAAEMLVRQITGDNGGHVVSYGTEAGQFQAAGYSAVVCGPGDIAQAHQPNEFITVAQFDLGHQFMRDLVARLG
- a CDS encoding ABC transporter ATP-binding protein; this translates as MLDHGAEGPIADIRGLQVEFQTKDGPVLGVEDVSFTINAGETVCVVGESGSGKSVSSLSLMRLVEFGGGRIAGGQLLFDRKDHAQVDLAQADQSLMRTIRGNEIGMIFQEPMTALNPVFTVGRQLTEGLRLHKGMSKKAASARALELMRQVRIPEPERRLQQYPHELSGGMRQRVVIAMALACEPRLLIADEPTTALDVTIQAEILALMDRLKRETGTAVMFITHDMAVVAQMADRVVVMFRGKKVEEGPVADIFEAPQHPYTKALLAAVPKLGEMRGKQYPEPMKLLGRAQGEIKPIVGEENEVLLEVRNLTTRFVVKGGMLRRTVANVHAVEDLSFTINKGQTLSLVGESGCGKSTAGRSILRLVEPLSGQVRLGKKDIIALNQRDLRTARLDMQMIFQDPFASLNPQMQLSDQVAEPMHNYGMFKGDEGTKRIEMLFDRVELPRSFMRRYPHELSGGQRQRVAIARALALNPKLIIADEAVSALDVSVQAQVLNLMMELQEEMDLSFLFISHDMAVVERVSHFVGVMYLGRIVEMGPRSAVFENPQHPYTQALMKAVPIADPRQRKDEKDLNFKPIPSPIHPVDYVAAPSEYREVSPGHKILTTDSGY